One region of Rubripirellula tenax genomic DNA includes:
- a CDS encoding type II secretion system protein: protein MKTQKKQLKPRRGVSLIEVIACTAIVAVMVVPVASVIRASARAIGRASNVDAEVQTRSALRWVKETIQTGTVIDVGSRNLTLILASGDKAEIVFDSDRLILSDGRTKTVILENVGSFECESIVQSEKPGLPIGVAIRIGVKDPESGEYYKIESYVSTLVQT, encoded by the coding sequence ATGAAAACGCAAAAGAAACAATTGAAACCGAGACGTGGCGTTAGCCTGATCGAAGTGATCGCCTGCACGGCCATTGTCGCTGTCATGGTCGTTCCCGTCGCTAGCGTGATTCGGGCATCCGCTCGCGCGATCGGTCGTGCGTCCAACGTCGATGCGGAAGTCCAAACACGATCGGCCTTGCGGTGGGTCAAGGAAACGATTCAAACCGGCACGGTGATCGATGTCGGTTCGCGGAATTTGACCTTGATCCTGGCCAGCGGCGATAAGGCCGAGATCGTTTTCGATTCCGACCGTTTGATTCTATCGGACGGACGCACCAAGACGGTCATCCTTGAAAACGTCGGTTCATTCGAATGCGAATCGATCGTTCAATCCGAAAAGCCAGGATTGCCGATCGGTGTTGCCATTCGCATCGGTGTCAAAGACCCCGAATCGGGCGAGTACTACAAGATTGAATCGTACGTCTCGACCCTCGTGCAAACCTAG
- a CDS encoding pilus assembly FimT family protein has protein sequence MVHRIPAAFLDRRCRFGVTLVETILVVMLLAAATVAGSFMLDGQWRDRRGATDVTREVYQTLVLARNTAIASRTNVAVRQENVRGRQWLTIVEEAGPMRAGKKWQIDLGDQPTISGSPTEIWFKATGSADRGLEWKVSEGSLAGLVQVTPTDGNVTHRLP, from the coding sequence ATGGTCCATCGCATTCCTGCCGCTTTCCTCGATCGACGTTGTCGCTTTGGCGTCACGTTGGTTGAAACGATATTGGTGGTGATGCTTTTGGCTGCCGCGACGGTTGCAGGGTCGTTCATGCTGGACGGTCAATGGCGCGATCGCCGAGGTGCAACAGATGTCACTCGAGAAGTCTATCAAACGCTCGTGCTTGCTCGTAACACTGCCATCGCTAGCCGCACGAACGTCGCGGTGCGTCAGGAAAACGTTCGCGGTCGTCAATGGCTGACCATCGTTGAGGAAGCCGGCCCAATGCGGGCAGGTAAGAAATGGCAAATCGATCTGGGTGATCAACCCACCATTAGCGGTTCGCCAACTGAGATTTGGTTCAAAGCAACGGGGTCAGCAGATCGTGGTTTGGAATGGAAAGTTTCCGAAGGATCACTCGCGGGGTTGGTCCAGGTCACACCGACCGACGGAAACGTGACTCATCGACTTCCGTAA
- a CDS encoding prepilin-type N-terminal cleavage/methylation domain-containing protein, whose product MKRQKKSGFSLLEVIAAVVILAVVAAATVATVAPMRAKSEDKLQDQEVATLNAMAQTYFLEVGRFPQSVTTLGSSGYLPYTTTDERRRVAAMRTKYDYVPTTGVFAKK is encoded by the coding sequence ATGAAGCGTCAAAAGAAAAGCGGTTTCTCACTGCTAGAAGTTATCGCCGCCGTCGTCATCCTTGCCGTCGTCGCTGCCGCAACCGTTGCTACGGTTGCTCCGATGCGTGCGAAGAGTGAAGACAAGCTGCAAGATCAAGAAGTCGCCACGCTCAACGCGATGGCACAAACCTACTTCTTGGAAGTCGGTCGTTTTCCCCAAAGCGTGACCACGCTGGGTTCGTCTGGCTACTTGCCCTACACAACGACCGACGAACGTCGCCGCGTTGCCGCGATGCGGACCAAGTACGACTACGTACCGACTACCGGCGTGTTCGCCAAGAAGTAA
- a CDS encoding aldehyde dehydrogenase family protein encodes MNLQSVSFISGEPIFDKKATNKQEIGEILEKAKVAGQIWANVSVADRIECVRQFGAFVSAHRDQISKLISSEVGKLPWDADGEVSASIAKVELSIAAMETRRRDRILQPSNGPVQRQVRYRPIGVGLVLGPFNFPLHLPGGQIIPLLLAGNAVVFKPSEKATAVGQWMMDAWHQSGLPRDVMQWIVGAGDTAVTAIDRPEVGGVFLTGSRAVGQAIHRQLAGRPEVMLALELGGNNPIIVTESVPPDTVAKLVSFSAFVSAGQRCTCARRAIFVDGNDSNHQINALVIATEKLSAGLPGDNRAEVGPLIDATAAKRLKQTYDELLHLGCKPLLPFAVDPRHPALVRPSILDATDISPDGLAAIGAMEWFGPLLVVQRVKNFEAAIHAAARTPYGLAASLLGGSKAMFDQFAAGVGAGVVNWNGPTTGAAGALPFGGLDASGNHRPAGYYAIDFCSDPVSSLLRDEPSTDDPWSIVS; translated from the coding sequence ATGAATCTTCAAAGTGTCTCGTTCATCTCTGGCGAACCGATTTTCGACAAGAAAGCAACGAATAAGCAGGAAATTGGCGAAATTTTAGAAAAAGCCAAAGTGGCGGGTCAGATCTGGGCCAATGTCTCGGTGGCGGATCGAATCGAGTGCGTTCGCCAATTCGGAGCGTTTGTTTCCGCCCATCGCGATCAAATCAGCAAGCTGATTTCCAGTGAAGTCGGCAAGTTGCCGTGGGATGCCGATGGCGAAGTGTCCGCTTCGATCGCGAAAGTCGAATTGTCGATCGCCGCGATGGAAACACGTCGTCGTGACCGAATACTCCAACCGTCTAACGGTCCCGTTCAGCGCCAGGTTCGATACCGTCCGATCGGTGTCGGTTTAGTGTTGGGGCCTTTCAACTTTCCGCTGCACTTGCCGGGCGGACAGATCATCCCGCTGTTGTTGGCAGGTAACGCAGTCGTGTTCAAACCCAGCGAGAAGGCAACTGCGGTGGGTCAGTGGATGATGGACGCTTGGCACCAAAGCGGACTGCCTCGCGACGTGATGCAGTGGATCGTCGGCGCCGGCGACACGGCGGTCACAGCCATCGATCGGCCCGAAGTCGGCGGCGTCTTCTTGACCGGCAGCCGCGCGGTCGGGCAAGCCATTCACCGACAATTGGCCGGGCGACCGGAAGTGATGTTGGCGCTTGAGTTGGGCGGCAACAATCCCATCATCGTGACAGAGTCCGTGCCACCAGACACGGTCGCCAAGTTGGTTTCGTTCTCGGCATTCGTGTCGGCCGGACAACGCTGCACGTGTGCCCGAAGAGCCATTTTCGTCGACGGCAACGATAGCAATCATCAGATCAACGCGTTGGTGATCGCGACCGAGAAACTGTCGGCCGGATTGCCCGGCGACAATCGCGCGGAGGTCGGTCCATTGATCGATGCGACTGCGGCAAAACGACTGAAGCAAACGTATGACGAGCTACTGCATCTCGGGTGCAAGCCCTTGCTTCCGTTCGCGGTCGATCCACGGCATCCGGCGCTGGTCAGACCGTCGATCCTTGACGCGACCGATATTTCGCCAGACGGGCTCGCAGCGATCGGGGCCATGGAATGGTTCGGACCGTTGTTGGTGGTCCAGCGGGTGAAGAATTTCGAAGCAGCAATCCACGCCGCCGCTCGGACGCCCTATGGCTTGGCCGCTTCGTTATTAGGAGGATCCAAGGCGATGTTCGATCAGTTTGCCGCCGGCGTCGGTGCGGGCGTCGTGAACTGGAATGGTCCCACAACCGGTGCCGCCGGTGCGTTACCATTCGGAGGTCTGGATGCCAGCGGCAATCATCGTCCGGCCGGTTACTATGCCATCGATTTTTGTAGTGACCCGGTTTCTTCGCTGTTGCGTGATGAACCATCAACGGATG